A single window of [Clostridium] hylemonae DSM 15053 DNA harbors:
- a CDS encoding FGGY-family carbohydrate kinase, with protein sequence MQEKYIIGIDVGSQSAKVYIFDLDGNVIAEGREKLRAMYMSDPGIVEHPDDDLWDALCAAGQKVMKKFTGRPDRIIGIGLGGIRCCRVLLKEDGMLAAPVISWMDDRTSRPYEHADPDVAYVTSVSGYLGCRLTGAFKDCIGNNFGQWPVDYDKWDWSEDEDMQKQYNLPRKMLFDPVLPGSVLGMVTEEAHKAAGFPKGIPVVCTTSDKAVEGLGSGLVNDETAVISLGTYITLMIQGEKMPEDPKALWAILSSIPYKYIYESYGIRRGMWTVSWFRDLFGEGLIREAAGQGLTPEELLNKKAEAVPPGSDGLMTVLDWLANAWEPYKRGVMIGFGAHMNEAFMYRSILEGIAYTMKNNCDAMCEELGKELNEIVISGGGSGSDLFMQIFADVFNLPAKRNVMNGSAGIGAAINTAVAIGEYSNYEEAVKHMVKVRDVFYPIKENVELYHRLNKQVYCNITKHTDEVLKATYEILNK encoded by the coding sequence ATGCAGGAGAAATATATCATCGGAATAGATGTAGGATCACAAAGTGCGAAAGTTTATATATTTGATCTGGATGGAAACGTTATCGCTGAAGGAAGAGAAAAATTAAGGGCAATGTATATGAGCGATCCTGGGATCGTAGAGCATCCGGATGATGATTTGTGGGATGCGCTCTGTGCGGCAGGACAAAAAGTCATGAAAAAATTCACAGGGCGTCCTGACCGTATAATCGGGATAGGTCTGGGTGGGATCAGGTGCTGCAGAGTTTTACTAAAAGAGGACGGAATGCTGGCGGCACCTGTTATCAGCTGGATGGATGACCGGACGTCAAGACCGTACGAACATGCGGATCCTGACGTGGCATATGTGACATCAGTGTCGGGGTATCTCGGATGCCGGCTGACGGGAGCTTTTAAAGACTGTATCGGAAATAATTTTGGCCAGTGGCCAGTGGATTATGATAAATGGGACTGGTCGGAAGATGAAGACATGCAAAAGCAATATAATCTGCCTCGTAAGATGTTGTTTGATCCGGTTCTCCCCGGCAGTGTACTGGGGATGGTGACAGAAGAAGCACATAAGGCAGCCGGATTTCCGAAGGGGATCCCTGTTGTCTGCACTACAAGTGATAAGGCAGTGGAAGGATTGGGATCAGGTCTCGTCAACGATGAGACTGCGGTGATCTCTCTCGGGACATATATTACGCTTATGATCCAGGGAGAGAAGATGCCGGAGGATCCGAAGGCGCTTTGGGCAATTTTGTCCTCCATACCATATAAATATATTTACGAAAGCTATGGAATCAGAAGAGGAATGTGGACGGTCAGCTGGTTCAGAGACTTATTTGGTGAAGGGCTGATCCGGGAAGCTGCCGGACAGGGATTGACCCCGGAGGAGCTTCTGAATAAAAAAGCAGAGGCCGTCCCGCCGGGAAGCGATGGACTTATGACTGTTCTGGACTGGCTTGCTAACGCATGGGAACCATATAAAAGAGGTGTTATGATCGGGTTTGGAGCGCATATGAATGAAGCGTTTATGTACCGCTCTATTTTGGAGGGGATCGCGTATACGATGAAGAATAATTGTGATGCCATGTGCGAAGAGCTTGGAAAAGAACTAAATGAAATTGTCATATCAGGAGGAGGCTCCGGCAGCGATCTGTTTATGCAGATCTTTGCAGATGTGTTTAACCTACCGGCAAAAAGAAACGTAATGAATGGTTCCGCGGGAATCGGGGCGGCCATTAATACAGCTGTCGCCATAGGTGAGTACAGCAATTATGAAGAGGCGGTAAAACATATGGTAAAAGTACGCGACGTGTTTTATCCCATCAAGGAGAATGTGGAGCTGTACCACAGACTAAATAAACAGGTGTACTGTAATATCACAAAACACACAGATGAAGTGTTAAAGGCAACATATGAAATCTTAAATAAATAA
- a CDS encoding ABC transporter substrate-binding protein — protein MKMRKVVSVLLACAMVVGMAAGCSSSSDKKAKDGDAKGKVYYLNFKPEADEQWQDLAKKYTDETGVPVTVLTAASGEYEKTLKSEMAKTDAPTLFQVNGPVGLASWKDYCYDLKDSDIAGELTDDSFALMDGDKMSGIAYVIENYGIIYNKELLKKAGYSADDITNFDSFKKVVEDITKNKDSLGFSAFTSAGMDGSSDWRFKTHLANLPIYYEYKDEGIDSTDAIKGTYLDNYRQIWDLYINNETCAPTEISTKTADDATADFVTEEAVFYQNGTWEYNNIADVGEDNLGILPIYIGVKGEEDQGVCTGTENYWCVNSKASEDDIKATLDFMKWCVTSDEGVEAMCKDMGFVIPFKANLESDNVLVNEANKYLEEGKTPVSWNFSTMPSEEWKNGVGSALTAYAADQTDANWDKVVTAFVDGWAKEAAASK, from the coding sequence ATGAAAATGCGAAAAGTTGTATCAGTGTTGCTGGCATGCGCGATGGTAGTCGGAATGGCTGCAGGATGCAGCAGCTCCAGTGACAAAAAGGCGAAAGACGGAGATGCCAAAGGAAAAGTATATTATCTGAACTTCAAACCAGAAGCGGATGAGCAGTGGCAGGATCTGGCAAAGAAGTATACAGATGAGACAGGAGTTCCTGTAACCGTTCTTACAGCGGCATCCGGAGAGTATGAAAAGACATTAAAATCCGAGATGGCAAAGACAGACGCACCGACGCTGTTCCAGGTAAACGGCCCGGTCGGACTTGCAAGCTGGAAGGATTACTGCTATGACCTGAAAGACTCTGACATCGCAGGAGAGCTTACCGATGACAGCTTTGCACTGATGGACGGGGACAAAATGTCAGGGATCGCCTATGTGATCGAGAATTATGGCATTATCTACAACAAGGAATTATTGAAAAAAGCCGGCTATTCTGCAGATGACATTACGAATTTTGACAGCTTTAAGAAAGTAGTGGAGGATATCACAAAGAATAAGGACAGCCTTGGATTCTCAGCCTTTACATCTGCCGGAATGGACGGCTCCTCTGACTGGAGATTCAAGACCCACCTGGCAAATCTTCCGATCTATTATGAATACAAAGATGAGGGCATTGACAGTACAGACGCCATCAAAGGGACATACCTTGACAACTACCGTCAGATCTGGGATCTGTATATCAACAACGAAACATGTGCGCCGACAGAGATCTCCACGAAAACAGCAGATGATGCCACGGCAGACTTTGTGACAGAGGAAGCTGTATTCTATCAGAATGGAACATGGGAATACAACAACATTGCAGATGTCGGAGAAGACAATCTTGGGATCCTGCCGATCTATATCGGTGTGAAAGGCGAGGAGGACCAGGGTGTTTGTACAGGCACAGAGAATTACTGGTGTGTAAACTCCAAAGCATCTGAGGATGATATTAAGGCGACACTTGACTTTATGAAGTGGTGTGTGACATCTGATGAAGGCGTTGAGGCGATGTGCAAAGATATGGGCTTCGTTATCCCGTTCAAGGCAAATCTTGAATCTGACAACGTGCTTGTAAATGAAGCAAATAAGTATCTGGAAGAAGGAAAGACTCCGGTATCCTGGAACTTTTCTACCATGCCTTCTGAAGAGTGGAAAAACGGGGTAGGTTCCGCACTTACCGCTTACGCGGCAGACCAGACAGATGCAAATTGGGATAAAGTTGTGACCGCATTTGTAGACGGATGGGCCAAAGAGGCGGCGGCATCAAAGTAG
- a CDS encoding response regulator: MKLLKLVIVDDEPILLEGLLKTFDWNGMGFEVVGSARNGEQAIEVIKEKRPHVVLTDIRMKKISGLMVMEEIENLGMDCLFVVLSAYRDFEYAQQACDLGAYAYLLKPIADEKLMETMRGAWNVCMEQIRNEEKYDNWEKLLVKDSDSFLQVVVQKYVQDRIPVEKAEKVFDTLEAGLEKDDRFITVYADVDLTYKITNSLNYEAARFAMMQLLEENIGNLFPYWKMENEEGTYLFIVKTKDNRAVGELKDILEMAKVREHPVIAAISKPYKGITGIKRSCEEARKLFDIARMSGAGAFTIPEDMDDRTDRTNAVDTELLIVNAVRRNDEKELKEAFIYFIYGLPQEEEQQCQYMHKVMLKTELMIEDSYGMTEELKKQFKNYYSNLQKLNAARAVDVCYKILCSAIEKRKDNAYSNETKYFKEYMSEAVAYIEEHLDEEDLSIVSVASHVYLNPVYFGRAFKNTFQMTFKKYLMKCRMERAKRLLEEGKTSIGNICETVGISNPSYFSHLFKQYTGKLPSEYKKEYEA; this comes from the coding sequence ATGAAATTATTAAAATTAGTGATCGTAGATGATGAACCAATCTTACTGGAGGGGCTCCTTAAAACATTCGACTGGAACGGGATGGGCTTTGAGGTAGTGGGAAGCGCCAGGAACGGAGAGCAGGCCATAGAGGTCATAAAAGAAAAGCGGCCCCATGTAGTTCTGACTGATATCCGGATGAAAAAGATATCCGGTCTTATGGTCATGGAAGAGATAGAAAATCTTGGAATGGACTGCCTGTTTGTTGTACTCAGCGCGTACAGGGATTTTGAGTACGCACAGCAGGCGTGTGACCTGGGGGCTTACGCTTACCTGTTAAAACCGATCGCGGACGAGAAGCTCATGGAAACAATGCGGGGCGCCTGGAACGTGTGCATGGAGCAGATCAGAAATGAAGAAAAATACGATAACTGGGAAAAGCTTCTCGTAAAAGACTCAGACAGCTTTCTCCAGGTTGTAGTACAGAAATATGTCCAGGACCGGATTCCGGTCGAGAAGGCGGAGAAAGTATTTGACACGCTGGAAGCAGGTCTTGAGAAGGACGACCGGTTTATTACAGTATACGCGGACGTTGACCTGACGTATAAGATCACAAACTCTCTGAACTACGAAGCGGCGCGGTTTGCCATGATGCAGCTTCTGGAAGAAAATATCGGAAATCTTTTCCCTTACTGGAAAATGGAAAATGAAGAGGGGACATACCTCTTTATTGTCAAGACAAAGGACAACAGAGCGGTCGGAGAACTGAAAGATATACTTGAGATGGCAAAGGTAAGGGAACATCCTGTGATTGCGGCTATCTCAAAGCCGTATAAAGGAATTACGGGAATAAAAAGGAGCTGCGAGGAGGCCAGGAAGCTCTTTGACATAGCGCGCATGTCAGGGGCCGGCGCATTTACCATACCGGAGGATATGGATGACAGGACAGACAGAACGAACGCGGTAGATACAGAGCTTTTGATCGTAAATGCTGTCAGAAGGAACGATGAAAAAGAGCTGAAAGAAGCATTTATCTATTTTATCTACGGGCTTCCCCAGGAGGAAGAACAGCAGTGCCAGTATATGCATAAAGTCATGCTGAAAACAGAGCTGATGATCGAGGATTCCTACGGGATGACGGAAGAATTGAAAAAGCAGTTTAAAAACTATTACTCTAACCTTCAGAAGCTTAACGCGGCCAGAGCGGTGGACGTCTGCTATAAGATCTTATGCAGCGCCATTGAAAAGAGAAAAGATAATGCATACAGCAATGAGACAAAGTATTTTAAAGAATATATGTCAGAGGCAGTGGCATACATAGAAGAACATCTGGATGAGGAAGACTTGTCTATCGTGTCTGTCGCCTCCCACGTATATCTGAACCCGGTTTATTTCGGACGGGCGTTTAAAAATACCTTTCAGATGACCTTTAAGAAATATCTGATGAAATGCAGGATGGAGAGAGCCAAACGTCTTCTGGAGGAAGGAAAAACGAGCATCGGGAATATATGTGAGACGGTTGGGATCAGCAACCCGTCTTATTTCTCTCATTTGTTCAAGCAATATACGGGAAAGCTTCCCAGTGAATATAAAAAGGAATATGAGGCATGA
- a CDS encoding YitT family protein, which yields MKKIKHTYVPLLFSCIMCSIAVNWVAVPNEFAVTGVTGLAMTVQKLTGIHYAAVSYFIALLILVAALIVLGRGEISNIIFLSILYPAVLWAVSHVRLAVVFEEKLIAVALFGLIYGVGSGITYRIGYSYGGMDTLGKILRKSVFKTWELRTIMLLADSVIMLIMLSAYSLDSLAYSFVGQLIFVNSMNYVIFNWGPKMYEIQIVSDWTEDIESFVIQNIQKSLTLHTVKGGFSGENKVQMDCVCTSAEYIKLKEFITRNDHDCFIRVIPLMYVFGKHADFHKLADENL from the coding sequence GTGAAAAAGATTAAGCATACATATGTGCCGCTGCTGTTCAGCTGTATTATGTGCAGCATAGCGGTAAACTGGGTGGCAGTTCCAAATGAATTTGCGGTTACGGGAGTCACCGGGCTGGCAATGACGGTACAGAAGCTGACAGGAATACATTATGCGGCCGTTTCGTATTTTATTGCCCTTCTAATATTAGTGGCAGCGCTGATCGTACTTGGACGAGGCGAAATATCGAATATTATATTTCTGTCAATACTTTATCCGGCGGTATTATGGGCGGTCAGCCATGTGAGACTGGCTGTTGTTTTTGAAGAGAAACTGATTGCCGTGGCGCTGTTTGGCCTCATATATGGTGTTGGATCAGGAATTACATACCGGATCGGCTATTCTTATGGCGGAATGGATACGCTTGGAAAAATATTGAGGAAGTCTGTCTTTAAAACATGGGAGCTGCGAACGATCATGCTCCTGGCGGACAGTGTCATCATGCTGATCATGCTGTCCGCGTATTCGCTCGATTCACTCGCCTATTCTTTTGTTGGCCAGCTGATTTTTGTCAATAGTATGAATTATGTAATTTTTAACTGGGGTCCAAAGATGTATGAAATCCAGATCGTGAGCGACTGGACGGAGGATATAGAGAGCTTTGTGATTCAAAATATACAGAAAAGTTTAACGCTGCACACAGTAAAGGGAGGGTTTTCCGGAGAAAACAAGGTACAGATGGATTGTGTGTGTACATCGGCGGAATATATTAAGCTAAAGGAGTTCATTACTCGGAACGATCATGACTGCTTTATAAGAGTGATTCCTTTAATGTATGTCTTTGGAAAGCATGCGGACTTTCATAAATTGGCGGATGAGAATTTGTAA
- a CDS encoding BCCT family transporter gives MREAQTTVKKIRWAVFLPPWLLLIALLVLNLTNYDTFILVMDKITKWILTNFSWLFNSVTFIAVAVIVISYITPIKNVRFGGSKCRPMMKYTNYIWIILCTILAAGILLWACAEPMYHLYAPPVNVAGGPGSGDAVVWAMQTVLLEWTFSPMAIYALPALLFAFVFYNMKQKFAISSMLAPTIGTKRAEKITPVVDSICLFALCAGMAASLGSGVLLLGGGLESLSGGGIQSSAGVWLVCGIVIIVAFVVSAASGVMNGIRILSTVNSRIYMIMGAFVFLAGPTAYLLDFMVESAGLFLNDFLKLSLWTSTSYGDGWSQNWPTFYWCCMLAWMPVSAVFIGRMSKGYSVKETIEVIFFFPSVFSFIWLVIFSGTAINFELAGYGVNEAMVNSGTAAATYAVFERLPLQIIMIPLFLLIVFVSFVTAADSNTNAMSGLCTEGLTVDDTESPVILKIVWGLTIGALCIIMLVAFDVEGLKKLSNLGGFPSAFLMIFCIVGWIKIMRNPKKYDLNKMDYEEDGRPIKSERLLEENYNPDKKSFLEKIFGKRSKTGEKD, from the coding sequence ATGAGAGAGGCACAGACAACTGTAAAGAAGATTAGATGGGCAGTATTCTTACCACCGTGGCTGTTACTGATTGCACTTTTGGTCTTAAATCTGACAAACTATGACACTTTTATTTTAGTTATGGATAAGATTACGAAATGGATCTTAACAAATTTTTCCTGGCTGTTTAATTCAGTTACTTTTATAGCAGTAGCCGTGATCGTGATTTCTTATATAACACCGATCAAAAATGTACGGTTCGGCGGCTCAAAGTGCCGGCCAATGATGAAATATACCAACTATATCTGGATCATACTCTGTACGATCCTGGCTGCGGGGATTCTTTTGTGGGCCTGTGCGGAGCCGATGTATCATCTCTATGCGCCTCCGGTCAATGTAGCCGGCGGTCCGGGCTCAGGAGACGCGGTAGTATGGGCAATGCAGACGGTTCTGTTGGAATGGACCTTTTCACCGATGGCAATTTATGCGTTGCCGGCGCTGCTGTTTGCGTTTGTATTTTATAATATGAAGCAGAAATTTGCAATCAGTTCGATGCTGGCGCCGACGATCGGAACAAAAAGGGCGGAAAAGATCACACCCGTCGTAGACAGCATCTGTCTGTTTGCTCTGTGCGCGGGAATGGCGGCATCTCTTGGATCAGGGGTATTACTGCTTGGCGGCGGCCTGGAGAGTCTTTCCGGCGGCGGTATTCAATCATCAGCAGGTGTATGGCTCGTCTGCGGTATCGTCATTATCGTGGCATTTGTAGTCTCGGCGGCTTCAGGAGTTATGAACGGTATTCGTATTTTATCGACCGTGAATTCCAGAATATATATGATCATGGGAGCTTTTGTGTTTCTGGCAGGGCCGACGGCATATCTGCTCGATTTCATGGTGGAGAGCGCAGGATTGTTTTTAAATGATTTTCTTAAGCTCAGTTTATGGACATCCACGAGCTATGGAGACGGATGGTCACAAAACTGGCCCACGTTCTACTGGTGCTGTATGCTGGCATGGATGCCGGTTTCTGCAGTGTTCATCGGACGAATGTCAAAGGGATATTCGGTAAAGGAAACGATTGAAGTGATCTTCTTCTTTCCTTCGGTCTTCAGTTTTATCTGGCTTGTTATCTTTTCGGGAACAGCGATCAATTTCGAGCTGGCCGGATATGGCGTGAACGAAGCGATGGTCAACAGCGGAACAGCTGCCGCTACTTATGCAGTGTTTGAACGTCTGCCTCTGCAGATCATAATGATTCCGTTGTTTCTCCTGATCGTATTTGTGTCATTTGTAACAGCGGCGGATTCCAATACGAATGCCATGAGTGGATTGTGTACCGAGGGACTGACTGTAGACGACACGGAATCTCCGGTGATACTCAAAATTGTGTGGGGACTTACGATTGGCGCATTGTGTATCATCATGCTGGTTGCCTTTGATGTCGAAGGTTTAAAGAAACTTTCTAATCTGGGCGGATTCCCGTCTGCCTTTTTAATGATCTTCTGTATCGTCGGATGGATCAAGATCATGAGAAATCCGAAAAAATATGATTTGAATAAAATGGACTATGAGGAGGATGGAAGGCCGATCAAAAGTGAGAGGCTTTTGGAGGAGAATTATAATCCTGACAAAAAAAGTTTCTTAGAAAAAATATTTGGTAAGCGGAGTAAAACTGGTGAAAAAGATTAA
- a CDS encoding YcxB family protein, producing MDSVKFRYDINYQEAYDTFYAILDRRSRTSKIIVFLLLAVCAASTTVMYARQPQYIGYSFLALLCVLMMFGVWYVPVLKAKKGAGKVSRTGGNYELKLRKEGYLELKKGQKIYLNGDKDVRACETELVFAIRPNREMTFCIPKRIMNADEIIFVREVLKLKIKHFQRKEGVYERGTDNCKED from the coding sequence ATGGATAGTGTAAAGTTTCGATATGATATTAATTATCAGGAGGCATATGATACATTTTACGCAATACTGGACCGCCGAAGCCGAACGTCAAAAATAATTGTATTTTTATTATTGGCGGTCTGCGCCGCCAGCACGACAGTGATGTATGCCAGGCAGCCACAGTATATCGGCTACTCTTTCCTGGCCCTTTTATGCGTACTTATGATGTTTGGAGTCTGGTATGTTCCGGTATTAAAAGCAAAAAAGGGGGCTGGAAAGGTCAGCCGCACAGGCGGGAATTATGAATTAAAGCTGAGAAAAGAGGGATATCTGGAATTAAAAAAAGGACAGAAGATTTATTTGAACGGAGACAAAGATGTCCGGGCGTGTGAAACAGAGCTGGTTTTCGCGATCCGGCCCAATCGGGAGATGACATTCTGCATCCCGAAACGAATTATGAATGCTGATGAAATAATTTTTGTCCGTGAAGTATTGAAACTAAAAATAAAACATTTTCAGAGGAAAGAGGGAGTTTATGAGAGAGGCACAGACAACTGTAAAGAAGATTAG
- a CDS encoding sensor histidine kinase, whose protein sequence is MRKRKTSGIQKKYLMHTLALLILALLLSSIGVWVYVRKNMTSVIVDKYEFMNEKMGISLDNLYKKTDDVTAECITDDSVQKSLRTKGLENVEKSALSKYFAYIDLEHVAEYCYVDNKENVYTKSYSNISYEDFKESGFKDRLSGDYARTEWFFTGDTLFGTGEEALFIGRHVRSMDYAHAPGMLFFKMNEQFLQGLVEDEESMEEAAVGIVDSGGTFCMQNYPEGFSMTKADREEIVSLAGSGKSGIVSGGLRLQGGVLQAYRQKESGLTIFTIVPNSVLSRGLSQILLVLIGIYALVMLIAVGVSLYVSRIFTRPIQKISEEMENFDGKDFSHKVDIHTDTELDKIGHSYNEMLVNIEQLLNEIKKQEKELRTSELHVLINQINPHFLYNTLDTIYMLARMNGEEVTMKMIHALSSYLRLSLSKGNDIVTVADELENVKSYMEIQQIRNADLFNYEIDCQVEADKRWILKLILQPLVENAIKHGFNDMFDGGFIRIEVKELQGRLSLTVFNNGTPMSREMVDKINALLKVPIVELKKSFPDKEHGYGIINIMTRLRLKYGEDVGFGYEVQEDGTKCCILLPGDGKQSDEI, encoded by the coding sequence ATGAGAAAAAGGAAAACATCGGGAATTCAAAAAAAATATCTGATGCACACACTTGCCCTTCTCATTCTGGCATTGCTGCTTTCAAGCATCGGAGTGTGGGTGTACGTGCGCAAAAATATGACGAGCGTCATTGTGGACAAGTATGAGTTCATGAATGAGAAGATGGGGATATCGCTTGACAACCTGTATAAAAAAACGGACGATGTTACAGCGGAGTGCATCACAGATGACAGTGTACAGAAAAGCCTCAGAACAAAAGGGCTGGAAAATGTAGAGAAGAGCGCCCTCAGTAAATATTTTGCCTATATCGATCTGGAACATGTTGCGGAATACTGCTATGTAGATAATAAGGAAAATGTATATACGAAATCCTATTCCAATATATCGTACGAAGATTTTAAAGAGAGCGGCTTTAAAGACCGGCTTTCAGGAGATTATGCCAGGACAGAATGGTTCTTTACCGGGGACACATTGTTTGGCACCGGGGAGGAAGCGCTGTTCATTGGGAGACATGTGCGCAGCATGGATTATGCCCATGCGCCGGGAATGTTGTTTTTCAAGATGAATGAGCAGTTCCTGCAGGGACTGGTGGAAGATGAGGAATCGATGGAGGAGGCTGCGGTCGGAATCGTGGACAGCGGCGGAACCTTCTGCATGCAGAACTATCCGGAAGGTTTTTCTATGACAAAGGCGGACCGGGAGGAGATCGTAAGTCTGGCGGGGAGCGGAAAGTCAGGCATTGTCTCAGGCGGACTGCGCCTGCAGGGAGGCGTACTGCAGGCATACCGGCAGAAGGAAAGCGGGCTTACCATCTTTACAATAGTGCCAAATTCCGTTTTGAGCAGGGGACTGAGTCAGATTCTTCTTGTATTGATCGGGATCTATGCGCTTGTCATGCTCATTGCGGTAGGAGTAAGCCTCTATGTATCCCGTATCTTTACACGCCCGATCCAGAAGATCAGTGAAGAGATGGAGAATTTTGACGGCAAGGATTTCAGCCACAAGGTAGACATACACACGGATACAGAGCTTGATAAGATCGGCCATTCTTATAATGAAATGCTCGTCAATATCGAACAGCTTTTAAATGAGATCAAAAAGCAGGAGAAGGAGCTTCGCACAAGTGAGCTGCATGTGCTGATCAATCAGATCAACCCTCATTTCCTATATAATACGCTGGACACCATTTATATGCTGGCACGGATGAACGGAGAAGAAGTCACCATGAAGATGATCCATGCGTTGTCCAGTTACCTCCGCCTGTCCCTGAGCAAGGGAAATGATATAGTGACGGTGGCTGACGAGCTGGAGAACGTAAAGAGCTATATGGAGATCCAGCAGATCAGAAATGCAGATCTTTTCAACTATGAGATCGACTGTCAGGTAGAAGCAGACAAGCGGTGGATACTGAAACTGATCCTGCAGCCCCTTGTGGAAAATGCGATCAAGCATGGGTTTAACGACATGTTTGACGGCGGATTTATACGGATCGAAGTAAAGGAACTGCAGGGCAGGCTTTCCCTGACGGTATTTAATAACGGGACACCGATGAGCCGGGAGATGGTGGATAAGATCAACGCCCTTTTAAAGGTACCTATCGTAGAGCTGAAAAAAAGCTTCCCGGATAAAGAGCATGGCTATGGAATCATCAACATTATGACAAGGCTTCGGCTGAAATATGGAGAGGACGTGGGGTTTGGATATGAGGTGCAGGAAGACGGCACAAAGTGCTGTATACTGCTCCCGGGAGACGGGAAGCAGAGTGATGAGATATAA
- a CDS encoding ABC transporter substrate-binding protein, whose translation MRYKKILSAALAGILLFGLAGCAQNKEKAGGETKKEIRIPMILTVDPSSGTKNEEDVVNAFNDAYEGTYKMDVEWILETEEEYRKNLKRLNVTDKLPAVITDLRMLPSFYEMMVQEGRLENLAPYIDADKEWKDMIEPSVLRACSEPDGDIYLSPVSTAFFSCSGVFWNERLFEEAGIREFPRTWEEFWACCEQLKAHGITPLALHTEGTAWAPMLLATAELADSEEGAAFMDELYPDSYQNDSGLRLAHTLKRLFSYTTEDALHTDFDVSYENFMSGKAAMVPNGYWMMDQVPEEFAAIVHFSPFPGNKLISSPETFGWAVVSGYSDSVKEGAIEFLKFRTGFNKKEKDTFLKGETAGTEQMMQDYIAAYSGSPQIVPNYQVKWNSLLQEETLGEYLPRLVKGQITEEEFTRMEDDSIRQFEEER comes from the coding sequence ATGAGATATAAGAAAATATTGTCGGCAGCCTTAGCTGGCATATTACTGTTTGGCCTGGCCGGCTGCGCACAAAATAAGGAGAAGGCGGGCGGTGAGACGAAAAAAGAAATACGAATCCCCATGATCCTTACCGTAGACCCAAGCTCAGGCACGAAGAATGAGGAAGATGTTGTGAACGCATTTAACGATGCCTATGAGGGGACATACAAAATGGACGTGGAATGGATCCTGGAGACGGAGGAAGAATACCGCAAGAATCTGAAACGGCTGAATGTGACAGACAAGCTTCCGGCAGTCATCACAGACCTCAGGATGCTGCCTTCCTTCTATGAGATGATGGTACAGGAAGGAAGGCTTGAGAATCTGGCGCCCTATATTGACGCGGACAAAGAGTGGAAGGATATGATCGAACCTTCCGTGCTCAGAGCGTGCAGCGAGCCGGACGGCGATATTTATCTCTCACCGGTCAGCACAGCTTTTTTCTCCTGTTCGGGAGTGTTCTGGAACGAGCGGTTATTTGAAGAGGCGGGGATCCGGGAATTCCCACGTACGTGGGAAGAGTTCTGGGCCTGCTGTGAGCAGCTAAAGGCGCATGGAATCACGCCCCTTGCCCTGCATACGGAGGGTACGGCCTGGGCGCCGATGCTGCTCGCCACGGCGGAGCTTGCCGACTCGGAGGAAGGCGCCGCATTTATGGATGAGCTGTATCCGGACAGTTATCAGAATGACAGCGGACTTAGGCTTGCGCATACGCTGAAGAGACTTTTTTCTTATACGACAGAGGATGCCCTGCATACGGACTTTGACGTATCGTATGAAAATTTTATGTCAGGGAAAGCGGCCATGGTTCCGAATGGATACTGGATGATGGACCAGGTCCCGGAAGAGTTTGCCGCCATCGTGCATTTTTCGCCATTTCCAGGGAATAAACTCATTTCCTCTCCCGAGACATTCGGGTGGGCGGTCGTGTCAGGCTACAGTGACAGCGTAAAAGAAGGCGCAATAGAATTTCTGAAATTCCGGACAGGATTTAATAAAAAGGAAAAAGATACATTTTTGAAGGGGGAGACGGCGGGGACAGAGCAGATGATGCAGGATTATATTGCCGCCTACAGCGGCAGCCCCCAGATCGTGCCGAATTACCAGGTAAAATGGAATTCACTGCTGCAGGAGGAGACACTTGGAGAATACCTTCCGAGACTGGTAAAAGGGCAGATAACGGAAGAAGAATTTACACGGATGGAGGATGACAGTATAAGGCAGTTTGAAGAAGAACGGTGA